GCAATTCCACCTTCATCTGCTGCTGGCCGGCCTGGTGCCCGGCATGGCCCGCGCCGGCACCGCGCCGAGCCCGGACGGCTACCCCGATCGACCGATCCGCATCGTGGTGCCCTACCCTGCAGGCGGCATCGTCGACGTGGTGCTGCGCGCCGTCTGCGACCCACTGTCCAACGCACTGCCGCAACGCATCGTGATCGAGAACCGTCCCGGTGCCGATGGCCGCATCGGCCTGGATGCGGTGGCCAAGGCCCCGGCCGATGGCTACACGCTGCTGGGCGTAGCGCCGATCCTCGCGGTGGGCGAGCACCTGATGCCCGAGATGAAGGCGCGCAGCAGGGACTTCGTGGGAGTGTGCGGCGTGGCCGCGCCGCCGACGGTGTTCGTGGTGCACGACACGGTGCCCGCCGGGACGCTGAAGGAGTTCGTCGCGCTGGCTGCCGCCAGACCGGGCGAGTTCAACGCAGCCAACCCCGGCACCGGCAGCTCCATCCACCTGGCACAGGAACTGTTCTTCGAGCGCACCGGCATCCGCTTGACCAACGTGAGCTACAAGGGCCAGCCGCCGGCGCTGCTGGACCTGGGCTCCGGACTGCTCCAGTTCGCGCTGATCTCGCAGAACCTGGTGCTGCCGCTGATCCAGTCCGGCAAGGTACGGGCTCTGGCTGTCAACGCCGCAGCGCGCACGCGCTCGCTGCCCGAGGTTCCCACCATCGCACAGGCCGGCTATCCCGATATCCTGGTGCAGTCCTGGTACGGCATTGCCGCACCGGCGAAGACGCCCGCGCCGGTGGTCGAGTGGCTGAGCCAGCAGTTTCAGCGCGCACTGGCGATGCCTGAAGTACGCGCGCGGCTGGCAGCCACCGATGCGGAAATCCTGGCGCTGGATGCGGCACGCTTCACCGAGCTTATCGCCGCGGAGACCAGGCGCTGGGGCGCGTTGATCCACAAGCGCGGCATACGGTTGTGAGCGCCTGCGCCAAGAGCCGCAACTAGGGAAGATGCGAGGCGCCGCGCGCCGCGCCCTGCCCACAATCGATGACCATGCTCTCCCCCAGCCAAGTCA
This region of Comamonas thiooxydans genomic DNA includes:
- a CDS encoding tripartite tricarboxylate transporter substrate binding protein codes for the protein MDRRQFHLHLLLAGLVPGMARAGTAPSPDGYPDRPIRIVVPYPAGGIVDVVLRAVCDPLSNALPQRIVIENRPGADGRIGLDAVAKAPADGYTLLGVAPILAVGEHLMPEMKARSRDFVGVCGVAAPPTVFVVHDTVPAGTLKEFVALAAARPGEFNAANPGTGSSIHLAQELFFERTGIRLTNVSYKGQPPALLDLGSGLLQFALISQNLVLPLIQSGKVRALAVNAAARTRSLPEVPTIAQAGYPDILVQSWYGIAAPAKTPAPVVEWLSQQFQRALAMPEVRARLAATDAEILALDAARFTELIAAETRRWGALIHKRGIRL